In the genome of Lathyrus oleraceus cultivar Zhongwan6 chromosome 4, CAAS_Psat_ZW6_1.0, whole genome shotgun sequence, the window tagaaagaatcaaccatgcagagaaaagagtgacaagaacacacatgcgcCTGAGCCCTGAGATTCCCacctaggcgcccattccctaggcgccataaagtaactgGGGCGCCAAAAGGATGGGTGCCTCTTCACAAAAATTGGTCTTAtgcgccactaggaagggcgccccttcccattgccctacactaaggcgccaagaggaagggagcctcttccttgcatgtgaagaatcacatgtaggcgccaagaGGAATGGCGCATCTTCCCTTACATGTTGATTCTTCACATGCGCCTAGAAGAGATTCCTCACATGCTATCTCTCACATGCTTTCTGAAGTTTGTCATTCCCTTGTCTTCTCTTGCCattccatgcaaccaatcacattcatcttaggttgcaaacctactcactcattcatctataaatagcctctcatatcaacaatatcaaatcatcttcatcaatactcaattatattcttctaccacacttgtttcctctaccacactcaagctttgcaaaatcaaatcatgtctttgttgactatgggcgatgaacataGAGGCACGCTCGAGAATATATCGGCATTTGTATGTcatctctctctttttactttttctatttttagtcttatacctttgttatctatgtttttcttacttcttatagagttgtgcttgttgattatgtatttcttcttctaattgcattttcttacttttttattattaggatccgaagcggtttagatgtcgtgtacatgaatatgtaccccacgatcctttaatagaaccatatattagaggatgtggatttggaaatctactcaacattgtttcgtactcggtggactacaagttcattctaactttgttggagaggtggagacccgagacccacacatttcaccttccgattggtgagtgtaccgtcacacttgaggacgtgtacatgttgttgggtctccgtatagatggaaaggcagtgaatgatcgagttaaccaagacaacaatatctgcaatgaattattgggtgcccatttgctagacgacgaaactgagggagacacgtccggtcaagcaagggggcaaggtataagtttaaaataccttaaacaatattatgccagtatagtaattcccgacgattcaaccgagtatgagaaaataataaaagcttggtgttatattatgattttatttgataattttttgtttccagaaagtacaggtaattttgtaaatataatgtatttacctttattacgcaacattaataaggtaaacacttatagttagggttcagctgtattggcccatctatatagtgcaatgtatAGAACTACAAAAAAGAATACCTatattttttttcatgtgcgtatttgcttcaagcttggggttggtcaagaatgtcgtcgctcgccccgataaatgagcgcccattcgtgttcccgtttgcaaccaagtaagtctaacactttaccattcaccatttagttaattatattttatattataattaatagtaaataatatttttcacttcttttttatcttaggtggtcagtaaggggaatgaactacaacaggtgtctgaaacacgctattgtagtctatcgaaatctattggaccacattggacatgacgatgtaataatcctacccaactatattttaatttaaaaatacttctcaaattattttccatctaatcgtttcgtattgttttacagtttgtctggaggccatatctgggtctggatcatgatgtgaaccatgacgatgctgcagtttggacaacgaagacaccggttatccgattcactatggtggaaatgcaccagagtgaccgggtcaaactgcagttctgaatgctacaacagattccagaatctcccacgtgtttggggaattgacatcaaaaaagggttgatgcacaatgggattattctgattggagagactttgcaaaagacatgtgtcgtccATAGAGGAATCAAAgacaacacatcttgaacgaaccagATATCCATGttgcaagaccgactcaacaaaatatatggcatggtttagatcggtaacaattcaacaatttgtatctgagccgcggtatttgatggatccacgccaacatgcttcgtcatcgtatgccccacaacaattcaccacccaacaccaatgtgaacccacccaaacccaacaaccacCCATACAACATCATCcaaccacatacacacaacaaccaaacacccaacatcgcaacccgttcatgccaaccacccaacaaccaaccatccaacgtcgcaatccattcatacctctcactcaaacacaaaaccacaactgtctatagcccagatgattcatatgggtcacttcatcgtagccccccatcaataacacccaaccattgtttaactatagtcGCCCCAGAAACCATTGCTTTGTTTCCAAAACGACTCAAtggcccaatttgggcaactatatcgtccccaattcactcaaccacaacgccctaactacgatgacatgggcaccgaaccCCATTACAGGagcgccgttggccagagcccctccggatattgggagcaaatgatgacacatctatcaaataccgctggaacttccgttggaccttccaaccaaccatcgctcgatcaggtcagcacacaaagaccccaaacacctcaagaaaatcgtggaAGACCTAGGAGATaaactaacgcaccgggatgtggaacagggggacgttataatcggacgggtcattagtttattgtcagtccaatgtaaccaattattacatcatcaatgaattttttttcattactatttcttttttattaaataataaaaattaaatattaataattaaaaaaaaatagcagggggtgtatgcgccagatgaattggcgcatacaccaatCAAACATACATAGGCGCCACTaacattggcgcctcctcatgaggcccaatgtaggcgccactagcattggcgcctcctcacGAGGAGTCTaatgcatgcgtcaatgctattggcgcctcctcttcatGCATTGGGGGTACGTCAATTCATCTGCCGCATCCTCTATCAAACCTGATTATTTTGGTAATATTTTTGAATAATtggttattttggaattatttttgaaaataatggttattttgaaaaaaaattctaaaagtttgttttaatatatttgtaatattttaatacaaataaaataaaaaataaaattaattataaaaacaatgatatatttTATTAGTTCATAAATGTCTATTGATTGCTTACTCATTCCATCCTAAAATAAGAATAGTTTAAGGTTTTTATAAATTGTCATAAATGTATAGGAGAATAATGACTTGAAAGAAGTTTTAATTATTTAATGGCATTCTGAAAGAAATTGATATTGAAAAAGTAAAATGATGTTTATTTTGAGATAAATTTTGTTTGGTaaaataattttgaaatgaaGTACCTCTCTAATGAAAGTAAAGTTTTGAAAACTAAAAATAATGCAGCGTTGTTCAATAGCGAACCAAAATATTAGTTTTAAAAATTGGAGagtaaaaaaatataattttagcaaaatagaagataaataaataaatttaagtcagtaattttaaaagtatttgttttttaaattatgaATTTATATTGTGAAAAGTAATCTAATAATTTTAGATGTAATTGATGGTAATAAATTcagaatttgaaatttaaattctttgaaatataaaatataatatatatttttggtGACGATTAGGGCTTTCATTGATAGAATTTTTTTTGGTGACAACTCAGAATTTGAAATGTATATTCTTTTAAATTCAGAATGTAAGTAAATAGTTTTTTTTGGGGACGTTTCAGAATTTGAAACTTAAACTATTTAActcatataataaaaataataattttttaagtttgtttaatcaaatatatatttatttattagtaAAATGGGAGGATCAAAGGTCTAAAATGAGGAGACATTAGGCAGCATGTCTCATAGACATTTGAACCGTTACTAAAAAAATTATCATCGAATCAGATACAACCATCAAAACTGGACAAATCTAGTTTGGTTAAAAAATCAGCACACTTAATAGTTTTTCTaaaaatgtgaatgaatgcaCTTCTTTAAaatgctgaaggagaagaagaatatgCCTAGCCAAAGTCGAACCTTGTTTAGACTTCAAAGGCGACCCTTGGAGAGCATCTGCTACTGTCTTTTTGCCATCTTGAACAATAAGGTTCTTGAAATCTCTCTTCCAAGCAAGCTCCAAACCCATAAGGACACCCCAGAATTCTGTAGCAAGACTATTGCAATCACCAATAGTCTTATGAAAGCCACAAAGTTATCTTTCTTGACTGTCACGAAAAACACCCCCACACTTAGTAAGCAATCTGCTAGTGGTAGCCCCGTCAGAATTAAAACAAACCCcgaaggtgtgaaaaacataagaaagggggtttgaattgagttttataaaacaaaagttttttaccaactcaagaacaccacttaaaagttaataacaaagagataaaaacacaagtattttattatcgttcgcttgaaactcaaagctactatAGTCCACCCTCCAAAGTGATTTCACCTTATACACACAgatttaatccactataatcaactgattagAATAATCACAAAGAAGCTTTTGTTTATTAAGTGGATCACTGGATTAAGATGCATATTATTGTTATTCATTCATTGAGCATGGTACATGTCATTGTAGTCAATGACATCATCTACTCCATGCATAGGTTGCCTCGAAGGCTCACGTCTCATTAATTCAAGATTATAAAAAGCATCATTTGGTTCATAAGTACAAATTGATTCATATCAACAAGTCCTTTTGGCCGACCTACAAGATTGGTGCATTATTATGGTCCATCACGTCTCATGGCGAGCATTCTTATTAAATGAGCATTTTTTTCTACTCATCTCGGGCCACGTCTAAAGAGCTATTTAACGGATGGCCTAGGATTTGCATTTCCTGGTCCTGACTTGAGAAAATTTCCTGAGGATTTAGATTCAATGTCTTTTAATTCctataagaaagaaaatgaaacAGTTTTCTATGGACTTCATAATAATGTTACTTTTGATCAAAAAATACAAATTTAGATGTACAAAACCATTCTTTTTCCATATGGGCACGATCCTTCTGAGAATAAATTTTGTAAGGGGCATAGTTTACAGTTATATTGGTAGACCTCATGATTTACACACAGCCATGGCCTATGATCTAAAGACTTGAGGACATTACAATAAAAAAGTATATAAGCTTAAAACATCATGACAGTTGACCACGACAACTCCATGCACTCTCTTCACCAAAACACTTCCAGAAGCAGTAAACTTGGTATCATGAGTGAAACCTGCAGGATTCAAAGAAACAATGAGTAAGGATTTTCCCAAAGAGATTAtgatcaaaagaagaaaaactgTCACAAGCTGCCGAACGGCAAAACAGCAAAAACAAGCCGTCACACCCAAAAAACAAAAAACGGCTACAGACGCAAGTTCAGAGTATTCCTCCCACAGCAGGCCATGTTGCAGACCTTGGCAACATGATTGTCCTTCAATGGCAGGATGGTTAACAACTCCAAGACAGATGATTCAGTTccagaatgttgatgttaataaCTGGATAGGGATTTGGTCGGTAGCAGAGATGTTAAACAATCGAGAAAACTAACATGCTAAACACAGTTGAGAGTATCTCTTAGCCTACACTTGGAAATGAGGATACATTTAAAGATTCACCTTTTTGGGACATAAGGTTTAGCTATAGCGGCAGGACCATTGCATTATGAATCATCAATTAAAGACGGGATTGGTTTAAACGCCATAATGCTCCAAACCAAAACAGTGCCAGGGTATGCTTCAAAAAAAAACCTGTTACAATAGAACCTATTATCAGAGAACCATGACAGATGCTGAACCATGACAAGAAGAAACCTGTTACCAAACCATCTAACCTTGATCAAATATACGATCTAAAAACTGCACAAACCACTACTGCATCACCAAGCATAGCAACCCACAAATCAGCTCACGCACAAGCAAAGTAtccaaaacaaaaataatcattaccatagcaaaatttcattcaaacttctaacacaatagCTAACAACATCACATTCCAAGTTAACAGGTTTTCAGCATATGACTAACCTCATGGTAATAGAATCACAGGAGCAATCATGACTACCACCATGTAAAACACAGCAGACTAGCAATCCAAGCTCAGCCATCAACAAGGTTAACATCCATACAAGTATCATCAAGCATCCTGAATATCATTCAGATCACCTACCAAATACCAAACCAAGTATCAAACATGGCATCAATTTAATGGTCATAAGACTTGTAAGCACACAATTGTTATGATAAACCAAAGGCAAAGATTCACAGGATTCGAAAATACTTGAGCAGCAATTCATACCTAAATGTATTAAGTCCTCACATCAGCAAAAACGGAAGAAGTGTTGTGAATCGAAGTTGAGAAGTCATCAATTAAGGTTAAAATATATGCCAGTAAATACCAATTTCCTTACCTCAATTGTTGAAGGTTTCACCGCAGTAAAAACTAGATGGGAGATTCAGTGAAGACGGCCACGCATTTGGAGATTTTTTGGGACCACAATCAAATCCGTTTCCTACCACATTTACATTGGTCCCCACCAAAATCTAAAGAAAGATTTGATGCTAACGGAATGATTCCTTTTTGCACCATCTGCCAAGGATCCACACACGATTTTGGGGAGCTCATTTCACTCTATAAAAAGGAAAGCTAATCGATTGAAAAAGGAGAGAAGAAAAATACCGTCACTCTGCTGAAATCCCAAACGAACCTTACACCGAAAAGCTCCGCTAAAACTCTGTATTTCAACTCTGATTTTCACACTGAAAATCAGGGTTTGAAGAGCTTGACCCCTTCAATCGCGTGCAAAAGGAAATGACAATCAATTAGAGGAGAAAGTCAGAATCAGACAGAAAACAAGGAGTGGATACAGAAGGATAGAAAGAAAAGGAAGAAACTTGAAACAACAAGCAAAAGAAGAGGGACAACGTCATACATACTCACCGAAGGTAATCATGGCCGTCAGGTCTTCGTCGGGGCTACGATGCTCCGGCGGAATCTTTCCCTTTTATTTTGCTTTAAAGTGCTTTGACCTTGTATTTTGACTCGTTAATTTCTGCTGTTGATTGTGATATAGAAAACGGGTTAGAAGCTAAGATTAGGTTTTCCTTTGAGGTTCCGATTCGCTACTGTTTTCTAGATCCCGTCGAGGATTTGGAGGTTTGAGGGGATTGTGGTCGTTTGTCACGTTGGAAGTTTTGAACTTCATGTTCGAGTCCTGGTTTGTTTGAGGATGAACACCGAAGGGTGTTCATCGGTTTCCtttcaaaaaaaattctctcTCTGCAGTTTTGGATTGGGACCATGCACACGATTTAATAGGGAGAGGATATTTTCCAGAAAGAATGAAGAGTCGTTTTAAGAGAGAGAgacaaaattattttgatttatttcttTGCTTTAAGGGGTGATTGTTTCttcttttaaaatattattaagaGTAAATTAATGTTATTGATGATAGATACTTGGGTGCTGTCAGATTATGTTCCCAAAATCTTTATGATGTTATCAATGAACAATGATGCGCGTGGCGGTAGGTAAACCGAGGCCAACCTTTTCTCTTCTCGGCGGTACCACTTGGCTGAGTAGGAGAGGATTTTGGGCCTTGTGGCCCATCCCGAAAATAACACTACTTTAAGTCCCTTGGGCCTTCTTTGATCCAATGTTTAGGGcctaactttttatttatttcccaaACATTCCAATTTGGTCTACTTGGTTTATGAGCTATTCTTGattgttttaattaaaattaagatAACACTAATATTAGAAATATTTATTAGTTCGGTTTCGATTACTATTTTCAACTCTTCTTTTTATCTTGTTATAATATTATAATTAGTTAAATGGTGGATTAATGGTTAACGTCAACAAATAATTTACTTTATTTTCTAATAAATAAGTTTGACGTTGGTCCAATACCAAATAGTCTTTCCCAAAAGtatattaattctaaataaattcaaattcaccgtatttaaatagtattctcttaaaaattatttaatttaattttgaatgaaaaggagaatagtaagcctccgcttcactatctctcgactattcgaacaattggcgtacgccatattgctcggattttcgtcattcatttaaaaccctaaaactccataaaattaaaatcactccaccaattaattataaattctaaaagttttatttttaataattaatctttgaatgaaaaggagaatagtgagcatccgcttcattatctctcgattattcgaataattggcgtacgccatattgctcggattttcgtcattcaattaaaaccctaataatcatacaatttcaaatcaatttttcaaatcaaacataggttctaaattcaaattatttctaaacttcaaccatcatattcaaatcattttccaaatcaactacaaattctaaaacatttaattctaaatttatgataataaagaggataggaggcgtacgcctcactatctttcgattattcgaataattggcgtacgccacattgctcgagtttttgtcatcaaacttaaaacacaatcgaataaactcaaatcacctcttatatcaaacccaattttacaaaataaactatacaacttcaatagagaatgggaggcgtacgcctcaccactccttgattatttgaataattggcgtacgccaccttgctcaaatcatcgacaaatccaaacctaccaaccCAAAATTCAAGCTATCTTCATAAATCGAATACAATATCTAAACATAtctttttacaatttaaacctcgggtgataaaagatgggaggcgtacgcctcaccgtctctcgattatttggataattggcgtacgccatattgcacaaattatcgacttccgactaaaacacgttaaataaacttggataagggaataggtggcgtacgcctcgttattctttgaataagcaagtaggaggcgtacgcctcactaccgtgcgtattcaacatccacaaacaaactttcaaaacaattcgaacgaaaagggaatagaaggcgcacgccttattattcctcgaaagaattgaacgattggtgtacaccatattgctcaatctttcgtcgttcctcaaatcatcaacaaatcaaacctaacttctcgccctcgagcgatcgaaaccaatcaaatccaaacacgtcaattcaactcgtcacccccgcgtgaccaaaaccctttcaaaaagaacactgtcaatcctttctaatgcgcacaacaaaccagtgctagagcctccaccgagagtagacaagccagtgtttagccgttagaacgccgacctacacagtcgttcatcaaaacaaaacacaaccaatattcgtagtagcccgaactacgaatgctctgatttccttattgcaccataaggatacgtaggcaggagattgctgtatcttcgcgagcacactaataaaaaacctcccatttcccccatcctgaggtcttcatccacatctatcatcaattctaattactcgaagcaagcagataaacagtcaattaacagtcaaatagcaaaatcagactaaaaggttcccgttgagtacaacggacgtgaggggtgctaataccttccccttgcgtaatcgactcccgaacccgaatatggttgcgacgaccattattcttatttctaaaggttttctcgatattttcctattccttcattggaataaataaagttcggtggcgactctgtttcgaacaacattttttttccgcgtcctatcgcgagggatcgcattatcatctttttttgaggtgcgacaatTACATGCGACTCTATATGACTAATGCACAAATACAAGCTATTCAAAATCCTTTGATTCTTAGTAAAATTGGTGTCCCCACAACGACAATAAAGTGGATGAATTTTTCTGAAATGAGTCATCTTATATCAAATGTATATGACTGAGTTTTAGTTTAGTTTACAAGACATAGTTTTTCGTAAATCGTTTTCCCTCTGCTAAGTTGCCCTCCAAATAATTTAAATGGCCGGGTTGTCTTGATTAGACAGATTGCTACTAAGATGCATTTTATACAAGCTTATTTGAAACGAGGGTGTCCTCTACCACCAACATTCGTAGAATGGAGAGAACGTCTTAAGGAAGAAACATCTGAGTGAGAACTTTGCTTTTTTGGATAGGATGCATGAGTTCTAGAAATTAAATGATGTTGAAAAATAATACAATAGAAAAAAGTCTAATGCGAAAagttcaataaatttaaaaagatGTCATCGATTTTGATGCATTTTAATCGTATGTACTTCTAATTTTGTTGATTCACTATGTTCATTTTTATTCTTATATCTTCATTTTAAGATGTCCAAACATAATCTAAGCGTATAAATAAAGCATTACTTTTGAAAACAAATTAATTGTTGAGTTTCTAGTAAGAGATGAGTCCTCTTCAATTCTGGACAAATTCTACATAAGAGTTTTTAAATGTTGTGAAACTGAAGTTATTAGACTAAGGTTTTGCTTAAATTGATGCAATGAGATGATATGAAGTGATATGAGATGAAATAGAATAAGATTACATTGTTTGAGTTAATTAAAATCAGATCCAgtataataaaattttattattctattttatttcatttcatcactTTTCATTAGCATTGTTTCCCTTAGATATGAGGAATAAAAAATTACATCACTTTCTACTAGTATTGATCACTTTCTACGAGTATTGTTCCCTTTAATATGAGCAGAATGAAAATTTTCATCACTTTCCATCAGTATTGTTTCTCTTTTATATGAGCAGAATCAAAAACTTACTTTGTTTTTATCGCTAATTATTCaaataataaagtaataaaatttctatttcactctattctatttttgctaaATTTCAATAACTCTATTTATCTTAAGATATTAAAATATAAtctaaaataatataataaaattgtatatctAACGAACTAGAAATTTTTGTCTTAAAAAATCTAGCATCATACtaacaaaaaattattaaaatttatatatGCAGATGGGTGGCTGACcaattaaacaaaaaaatattaaaacataataATTTTTAGTTTTATGCTATCTTTACAAGTACTCTGGCGGTGAGCAAGTTGTCCATTTACATATGGATAGTACTGCTTATAAAAAAATAAGAATGGATAAAACCATATATAAAACCAATCCAAAATATCCGGATCCATGTCCAGATCCGCTTGGAGTTTCGCTTCACTTCTCTAGGGTTTCTCAAACGCATTATAGAATCTCTCCACTCTCAGATTTCCTCTATAGATTAAAGAAGCATCGGAGAACTAATTCCGTCGCCGGAAACCGAACGCCGTTGCCGGAAACAAAAAACCTGAACCGAAAAAAATGTCAAGCAAGAAGAAACACAAACGAAAACACAGCGACAACGATGAAGACGACGACGTTTTCTACTACCGCTACTGCGCTTCGTCCTCAACCCCCAACACCACCACCGGCACCACATCCAGTAATCAACCCCAATCAAAACCGAACAACAAAGGATCATCAATAGGAGGAACAGGTGAACCCTTAGCACCATCAAAATCGACGCTATACGTTTCTAATCTAGATTACTCCCTAACAAACTCCGATCTCCATACGCTCTTCTCTACTTTCGGCCGCATCGCGCGTGTAACCGTTCTCAAAGACCGTCACACGCGCCTAAGCCGCGGTGTCGCGTTTGTCCAATTCGTTTCTCGTAATGACGCCCAACGCGCCGTGGCGGAGATGAATAAGAAGATTCTCAATGGAAGGACTCTAACTGCTTCTATTGCTGCTGATAATGGACGTGCTCCGGAGTTTATTCGGAAGCGCGTGTACAATACTGAGACTGCTTTGTGTTATGAGTGTGGGGGGCATGGTCATTTGTCGTATGAGTGTCCTAAGAATCAGTTGGGGCCGAGGCCGCGGCCTCAGCCTAAGAAGCCGCGACGGGGATTTAGTGGGCTGAGGGATAGGGATGGGGAGGAGGAAGGTgatgaggaggaggaggagggtGGTCAGATTGC includes:
- the LOC127137587 gene encoding U11/U12 small nuclear ribonucleoprotein 31 kDa protein; this encodes MSSKKKHKRKHSDNDEDDDVFYYRYCASSSTPNTTTGTTSSNQPQSKPNNKGSSIGGTGEPLAPSKSTLYVSNLDYSLTNSDLHTLFSTFGRIARVTVLKDRHTRLSRGVAFVQFVSRNDAQRAVAEMNKKILNGRTLTASIAADNGRAPEFIRKRVYNTETALCYECGGHGHLSYECPKNQLGPRPRPQPKKPRRGFSGLRDRDGEEEGDEEEEEGGQIAAEQFDDNWASVVDDEAGERLLGRNRNDDEGLDNNKTKKKGKKAGYFSDESDHDDDD